From the Marispirochaeta aestuarii genome, the window ATATATACCAGCATCATAATGTAAGCAGCCCGAAAAAGATGGCTACCGTACTCGGACCTGACGGTGCCTGGAAGGCCATGCAGAAGGCCATGGACGAGGGGCTTGTACGCCACCCTGCCTTCAGCGCCCACAGCCTGGAGACAGCGAAGGAGATGATGCTTACCCGGAATTACGAGGCAACCCAGATCCCCTTCAATTTTGTAGACAATGCTGCTGAAAAGGAGCTGATCCCCCTGGCCCGGGAGCTGGATATGGGCTTTATCTGCATGAAACCTCTGGGGGGAGGGCTTATAGATAATGCGCGGCTCTGCTTTCGCTACCTGCGGCAGTATCCTGGCATAGTTCCTGATCCGGGAATAGAACACGCCTCTGAGATGGAGGAGATCATCTCCATCTATTCCGACGAATCTCCCCTTACGGACAATGAGAAGTCGGATATAGAACGGATCCGCGAAGAACTGGGAGCCAGCTGGTGTCACCGCTGCGAATACTGCCAGCCTTGTCCCGAGGGGATAAGCATAAGTACGGTCCTGACAGCCCGGAGTATGACACGCAGGATGCCCCGGGAAAAAGCCCTCTCAATGCTCAAGGGTCCCATGAAGCAGGCGGAAAGCTGCAGCGAGTGCGGGACCTGCGAGGAACGCTGCCCCTACGATCTGCCCATACGGGAACTGCTCAAAACACGGCGGAGACAATTCAGCGATTTCGTGGAAACCGGCATCTGGACGTAACAGCCAGCCTGTTCGGCTGTCACCCCTTTAATCTGTTCATAATCCGGTATACGGCCCCTGCCCAGAACTGCTGCATCATCATGCTGAACACGACCGGCAGGGCCACGACGGGGCCGAAGTAGTTCAGCGCAATTACTATACCCGCCGCAGTATTCTTCATGGATGAAGCGTAAACCACCGAAGGGAGGGCCATGTGTCTCCTTCCCAGAAAAAGAGCTGCCACAGCCAGGGCGGAAAAAAAGTTCAGGAAATTATGCAGCCCCACAAGCAGAAACAGGCGAATAATCTCCCAGTCGAAACCCTGTACATAGGGTCGAACCACCGCGCCGTTTACGGTAATAATCACCAGCATCATCAACTTTGTAACAAGGTCAAAGTATGGACGAAGGGGCACAACCGCCTTCGGCGCCCGGTTTCGCAGGGCAAGGCCGAGTATGACGGGTATGACAATGGTGCGGGAGAGACTTCCTGTCAGTGCCAGGGCGTCGAATTCGACCACTTTTCCCATGAAAAAAGCCATTTGAAAGGGGATATTGACCCCGCTCACCAGGGTCACCACTGTAACCAGGGCAAGGGAGAGGGCGATATGACCTCCTGCAATGCCGGTCCATACCATGGACGTAATGGCCACCGGCGTCACGGAGAGCAGGAAGTGTCCCGCAGCATAAGCCGGGGTCCCGGAATGGAAGAAAAAACCCATCAGGTAACCGATAAGAGGCATGAGAATAAATATCACGCCAAGGGCGATAAAAAACCCCCTGGGGTCGGTGATTACACTGCGGAAACTTTCCAGGGTACAGGAGGTACCCACCACAAAAACAATAAAAAACAGGGCGTAGGGAAGAACCACTGCGGCATTGGAGGCATAATCAGCGAATAAAAAGCCGGTTACGAGACCGCCCATAATAAGGAGCAGAAGATGCCGGCTGATTGTTTTATCCAGTTGTTCAATGAAGCGGCGCAGACCGGCAACTCCTTACAGGTGATTTTAAAAATTGCTGCACACGGGAACGGTTAACCGTAATTGATTGCCGATATTCCGTCAATGCAGCGGATGAAAAATACGGAGCAGCAGGCACAAACTGCTCCGAATAAAAATCACATCAGCAGATTCGGAATAAAGGTGGATATACCCGGAAAAAAGATCACCATGAGCAGGACCAGCAGAATTGTTCCCACAAAGGGAAGATTATCCTTTGAGACATTTATTATATCCTCTCCCGATATGGAACTCGTTACAAAAAGGGCGGAGCCCACAGGAGGAGTCTGCTGACCGATACCTACGCACAGCACCACAACCATTCCGAATTGCAGGGGATCGATTCCCAGGCGGTTCGCCAGGGGCAGAAGCATGGGAACGACGATAAGCTGCAACGGCGCGCCGTGCAGAAAAGTCCCTGCAACAATCAGAAGTCCGCTTATCAGCAG encodes:
- a CDS encoding bile acid:sodium symporter family protein; the protein is MGGLVTGFLFADYASNAAVVLPYALFFIVFVVGTSCTLESFRSVITDPRGFFIALGVIFILMPLIGYLMGFFFHSGTPAYAAGHFLLSVTPVAITSMVWTGIAGGHIALSLALVTVVTLVSGVNIPFQMAFFMGKVVEFDALALTGSLSRTIVIPVILGLALRNRAPKAVVPLRPYFDLVTKLMMLVIITVNGAVVRPYVQGFDWEIIRLFLLVGLHNFLNFFSALAVAALFLGRRHMALPSVVYASSMKNTAAGIVIALNYFGPVVALPVVFSMMMQQFWAGAVYRIMNRLKG
- a CDS encoding aldo/keto reductase; this translates as MRKIRFGKTELMVSELAFGGIPIQRHPREQAIEEIRKVLDMGVNFIDTAHGYTDSEEKIGEAIKAYPRESLVIASKSPAMDGDGFREHLELSLKRLGVEYIDIYQHHNVSSPKKMATVLGPDGAWKAMQKAMDEGLVRHPAFSAHSLETAKEMMLTRNYEATQIPFNFVDNAAEKELIPLARELDMGFICMKPLGGGLIDNARLCFRYLRQYPGIVPDPGIEHASEMEEIISIYSDESPLTDNEKSDIERIREELGASWCHRCEYCQPCPEGISISTVLTARSMTRRMPREKALSMLKGPMKQAESCSECGTCEERCPYDLPIRELLKTRRRQFSDFVETGIWT